TTAACCATGAAGCCTGAGAGCATTCACAAGGACAACCTTTACAGGTCTAATTGCTGACCAGATTTACTGTCATTTTGGTTGGTAAGGTACATTAAAATTGATGTCCCTCAAGGAAATTCTTCTCTCTGATTAGTCACCAAAGACAAATATCACCTTGTCTTCTTATAAAAAACAGGATCATTTTTAATCAAATTCATCCATATTATTGTTTCAAATATGGAACAGAATTAAACAGAAAGGTTGAGCTTGCAAAAGAACAGAGTCAGTGTAAATATAGCAGCATATGCAGTAGGAAACACGGAATACCAAATTACAGCCCTAGACAAGAAGGAAGGAACATACAGTGTCTTGAGGTGCTTCAGCCGCCCAATTTGAGGAGGAATGGCCCCTGTCAACTTGTTATTATGAAGATCCCTGGCATTCAAGTAAATTTGAACAGTTATGCTTAATCCACTGCAATATGTGAGTTACAAGCTAACAATCTGGATGTTGCCTTCtctgtataataattaagattCACAGAAAGCTTGTAACAAGCCAGTCATATGCTCTACTGTTTCTTCACCCACTGGGAAATATGGAAGGGTTGAAGGAGCTTATGATAAGCATGTCTTCATTAGACTGTGTATTGTATAAACTAAGAGAATCCAATTTCATTATGCATTTCTATACAAGCCAGCCAGATCAAGTTTAGCAGCATATATTGACATAATTAACTGATATATtgatagagagaaaaaaaaaagaaattattcaGTAACATTAGCATCTATGTTTATAGGATACCTGCAGAACACAAACATTCATAGATTTAATTCAAACAATAAAGGGAGTGAACACCCTCTACATGTTTGCTGTCTCATTGTTTATTGTAAACTGGCATACCAAGACTGCATTTTAATCAGTATACAATGATGCAAAATACTGGCACCTGATTACATTATAAGGTAAACCTATGATGGAAGCTTGTGGCATTAAGAAGATAAATCACTAGGAAGAGTAACAACCAGTGGTTGCTGCAGTAAATATTTTGGTAACTCATAAATTGTAATTGATACTTGGAGAAGAGTTCATACAGTTTTGTCAGGTCCAGGAGATTTGTGACTGCTATAGGAAAAGGTCCAACAATTGATACAGCATAAACTTCCCTGCAAGTCAAGTAGGTCTAAAATATAAGCTTCACAGAACAAAAAAACTACAAGAACAATAGTCTTTGAAATTATTCTGTTCAACATAAAATAAATGAAACCATTATCTTCTTTAGTCACGAAAAACTCTCAATTCAACCCAAACTTTTAAAATGAATATCTTCTCTAGAAACACAAAAGCTATCAAATTAAATGTAACTTACAATAGCTTGTTGTTTTATTTATATTGAAGCAGTAAAACTAAGATATCAATTTCCCAAGTTTCTTAATAATGAGAACAATGTGCACAAAAATAGAATACTCTAGTAGCATCAAACTAACATAGGCCACATGTTGAGAAGGAATTGATGTCACTCATTTGTTATGATACAGCCTGATAGGATAACTGAGTCATTAACTTCGTTGAGCTTGAACTGACCTAAAATACTTAAACCCAAGTTAGTATAgtatacctatcatacccctataaaccAATCTAAGTCTTTGCCCACTTCTGATGTAAGACTGAACTAGGGTATCACAGTTTCCCCCACTTAAGGGTTTAACGTTCTTATCAAGACCCAACACCAATCATACCATAGCATGGTGCAAAGTAAGGTCTAACCTAGTGCTTGTCTCTAAACCATGATGTACCCTCTAGTCTTGTTCATGGatcgaatattttttttctactaAAATCCCTCATCATATCCAAATACTAAGTCAACTCTAATAGCATTTGTTATGATCCAGTTTGATAGGATAATCATCCCATTAATTTCGTTGAGTTTGAACCATTAACTACAAAATGTTTAAGCCCAACCTAACAATAGTCTTTGCCAACTTTTGATGTGAGACTAAACTAGAGTGTTAAACATTTCCTACATGCATTTTACCATATTTCAACTATGTCACAATGTATATGGACACAGAAATGCTCCATTAGCATCGAATTAGCACAGACCACATGCTGGAAAGGCAGTGATGCAACTAGTTTCTTCTTTCACTCACATTTTATGTGGGTATGCATTGAGCAACAACCATAAAATCCCCTGAAAAGCCTTAAGGTTCTTTCAACAGTCAATTAAAATCATGTAGTGACATGATCATGATATATGGTTGCTATGGAGTGATAAAAAAATCACCAAAGCTGTGAGATCACATGAAATTGGAAATATTTATGTTAACAGTGATTTACTCTCATCATAAAATTGCTTGCAAGCTTAATTTTTATTCCCCCAAAATGGGCACAGCTaccttattcaaaaataaaaatgatcaactagatcaaaattttcagtaTAATGATATGAGGACAACATAAATTATCAGTTCAGTCTTCTTCATAAGCTCAACTAAAGGCATCTACAACGACATTCAAAAGACAAATATTCATAATTGAAAATCGTTTTCCCCTACTATACTAGTATTTTTGCTTATAAGTTCTTGAGGTGTAGTTCATATATTAAAAATAGTCGAACAATGTCACATATGTTTTATTAAAAGAAGCACCATGACAACTATAAAAAAGGAAGGATTTTCCTCATGAGAACCAAAGTCTGCAGTTTATTAGTTGGGAAAGATGGATGCTTACAGTTCTGTCACAACCCTGTAATCTCCTTGTTGGGAACATGTAACCCCTGACCATGGGGGAAGATCACCATCGCCACATGGATCATCTCCCACCCATGCATAGACTACCCTCCATCCAAGCGAAGCCTTGATTTCATTCAATGCTTTTACTGCAAGAAATTTAGCTTAGAACCATAAGAACATCAATAATGTCTTCACTCTTTTATGATGTTCCATAATGAGCATCTCAACTTTATTAGATATCCGATTGTAAACATATTCATGTTGTTTCCATATGAGTCCGGACTTCCTTCAGAATTTATAAAAAGGATACATTTTAAAAAAATCCGGAGAAGTTATAGGTTGTTTGGTTATGGAAAAGATCTGCAGGGAGATTCTAAAAAAATGTATGGTGAGGAACGATACCACAGCAAACAAATGACCCGAGGTCAAGGTGGTGCAGCAATGATGAACTAATGTTGATGGTGGCTGCGACAAATGTGCTGGTTTATGCACAAATAACAATATGTTGGGTAAGTtaagtttcttttctttctaaagaTTTCCAAAACTTAATATAATATTGGCAAATCCATCCAGTAGGCATTGGGATTATATTCTGAGTGCTCAAACAGACAGTCCTGGTGTAGTTACTAATCTCCTAGCAATCTTTATGACTGGAGTTATCCAACTACCATCTCATGGTTAGATGCTTGAAAATTTCTTTATGTAAATGAATCAAAATTCCATgaaatgaatttttttatatattctttTCGTTCAAAAGAAAGGGCACTGCCTTAAATTCCTTCACGAGAAAATGAATGACTCGACAATCAGCAATAATTCTAACTCAGTGCCCCTATCTAGTTTTATTTGTATGTGAATTGTGAACAATTAACTGAACCATGATGACCAATTACGGATCTGACAATCCATCCACCAAAGAAAAAGGGACGATAATCAGTGAATTCCGAACAATCTACCAAGCCAAAAAGCGGGTTTCGATGTCAACACGAAACTACGCGATTCGAACCAGTATCACTGAGATAATAACCTATTAGGATTTGGCGACAAAGGAGTACCGTCTCTCTTCACGGTTTTACAATGCCCCAGTCCcaggaggaagaagaaagcgATCGAAGCCACCGAGGTCGAGGAACTCGCCATGGAAGATCTCGATCCCAGCAGGAACTATGGATCCCGAGCGGGTCGACGAGATCACGGTGCTCGTCGCGTTCCAAGACCCCTACCAGGCCGACACTTCTCGGAGTGGATCCTTCCACCATATTTGAACGCCCTGCGACATGGCACACGCCCCATCCCGTGTGCTTTAGCAAGGGGTTTTGTGCAATTTTGCCATTAAGATGGCGTTTTGCAAAAAACTCCCTCTCGAGCTCTTTCTTGCAAACATTCTACACAATATTTCGACTCGTTCCCTAACATCTTGTGACCGTTCCAACATTTCCGGGGCTCAAATCATATTGCCGATGCATCTGCAGCTTATTTAtaagaatcaatcaatcaatcaagatTAACTATAAAgatttgatgaatatattattaattttattttagtttaggcttaataaaattaataagttGATTAACCCATTTATTAGTTATAGATAGAAAGAATTAGTTATTTCATTTAATGCAATAAAAACACTCCATACAAAGTATAATGACAAAGGCACGATGACGGTGCAGTCACCGCTCCGTGTAACTGCAACATAGATCATCAAAGAAAAATATCCAGATAATAATAATGAAGGAACTACGTCTTGAACCTCGAAATCGAACCGAGTAATCTTCCAATTAGGCCGCCACAGCAGGCATATCCTTAAGCCATGGATCCAATGGCTTCCCGATCGAGTAAACGATGAATCCAATCTCCCTAAGCTTCTCGGGATCCACCACGTTGCGGCCGTCGAACACAAAAGCTGGCTTCTGCATGTTCTCGTAGATCTTGGCATAGTCCAGCTTTCTGAACTCATCCCACTCGGTGAGGATGCAGACGCCATGCGCTCCCCTGGTGGCCTCATACGCGTCCCAGGTCACGGACACCTCCTTCACCGCCGTTGGGCTCATCGGCTGGAGATGGAGAGGGTGATCCCAGTCGAATTTGTTCATCGCAAGGTCGCGTTGGATCTGGTCCTCCGTCACCTGGGGGTCGTAGATGCTGATCTTGGCCTTGTCACCCAAAAGGCCCTTGCAGACGTCGATGGCCGGAGTCtccctcgtgtcgccggtgtcctTCTTGAATGCGAACCCGAGAACGGCAATCTTCTTGCCGGCGATGGTGTTGAACATGGAGGAAACCACCCGGTTCACGAACCTGCTCTTCTGGTAGTcattgatcttgatgacttgcTTCCAGTAGTTGGCCACCTCCGGGAGGCCATTGCACTCGCAGATGTAGACCAGGTTGAGGATGTCCTTCTGGAAGCAGGAGCCGCCGAATCCAACGCTTGCGTTCAAGAACTTAGGCCCGATCCTGGTGTCCTTTCCCACAGAAAAGGCCACCTCGGCCACGTTGGCCCCTGTGGCCTCGCAGAGTGCCGAAATGGCGTTCACCGACGAGATCCGCTGAGCTAAGAAAGCATTAGCGGCGAGCTTGGATAGCTCAGCAGACCAGAGATTGGTGGTGATGATTCTATCCTCGGGAACCCAATTGGCGTAAACCTCCTTCAGCGCCTGGACAGCCTTCCTCCCCTCCGGCGTCTCCCGCCCACCGATGAGCACTCGATCGGGGTTGAACAGGTCCTCGATGGCCGTGCCCTCTGCGAGGAACTCCGGGTTGGAGAGGATCTGGTAATTGATGCCCTTGCTGTTGTGGGTCAAGATCTTCTCGATGGCCTCGGCGGTCTTGACGGGTACCGTGGACTTCTCAACCACGATCTTGTTGGACTTGGAGACATCGGCAATCATGCGAGCCGCGCTCTCCCAGTAGGTGAGGTCAGCGGCCTTCCCGGCACCGAGGCCACGGGTTTTGGTGGGTGTGTTCACGGAGACGAAGATGATGTCGGCCTCGCTGACGTGCTCCTCTACGTCAGTGCTGAAGAAGAGGTTCCGTCCTCGGCACTGCTTGACGACGTCTTCAAGCCCCGGCTCATAGATCGGGAGCTGATCGCTGTTCCATGCAGCGATGCGAGTGACGGAGATGTCGACGACAGCCACCTCAATGGAAGGGCATTTCAGAGCGATGACGGCCATGGTCGGGCCACCGACGTAGCCGGCACCGATGCAGCATATCTTCACCATGTTTATGTTCCAGAGAGTCTGATCCAATTAGATGAAAAATGCAGACATTATATAAATTCCAAGTAAAAGTAATCCAGAAAGGAATCGATCATTTGCAACTATAATTCTGCCAGTGCAAATTAAGTGATTCAAACTAAAAAGAACAGAAATTAAACAATGACAGGCAGAGTTAAAAGGTCAGGTATTGGATTGAAGGAAAAGAAAGCAGAAGTTGCAGCCTGGGAAGGAAACAATCAGAAAGATTTGATGCATGTCAAGAAGAGTTTGAGAACACATGAAAATAGATCAAGTAAATTTCTGTTAGTAGATAAGTTTATTTCCCTTGAGAACGAAGACATGCAGCTGATTCACCGGATCAAGTAAATTTCTGTCAGTAGAGAAGTTCTTATCCCTTTGGAACAAAGACATGCAGCTGATCACCAGATGGGAGTGATCAGATCTGAGAATTCACAATTTGAGAATGCCAAATTTTGAAGACCTTTAGATCTCAGACAATAAAAATCCAATCACATACTAGATTTGCATGCAGAGATCCGTACCGCAGTTGCTGCGATCCATGCAGGATTAAAGCTGCAGACTTGGGAAATATGCTGATATGTTCCTAGCAACACCTTCCTATGAAAACCGACTCTTTTCTGAATCATCCTCCATTCTACAACTGTGAATTGGCAGAATGGAAGTAAAAGATCTGCCGATGCACGCGAAATCTTGCAAAGAAAAAGGCAGATCTAGTCTTGTCCATGACAACCAAAGAACGGCGGCCAAAAGATAGACAAATGGCAAGGTAGTGATGTCGGATGCTTGACACTTATGGGACCATATCCACAATGGCCAGAACAAAAAAGGACAATGGAGAGTCAGCAACTGAAACAGAGAGAGTTACTTGAGATCAGGTGAGAACATTACCTTTCCAAGGAGACCGTCGCACCTCAGATTTCTGAGGAGGAGAGTGTTCAGCTGGGACACAGGAACAGGAAGATCTTCTGAGATCCTTCCTGCACAGAATGGTCTGTGGGGATTCCCACTGAGGAAGAAGAAAATGGTCTGCAGCTCCTTAAATACTGAGATCTAATCCATCCCCCCTTCCCATTTACTCAGAACTCGAAGTCAGTGGCATCACTGGACCACTCCAAAAGCATCACATGATCTATCATGCAAAAACatttttttaatatgaaaaatatgGATATGTGTTCTGCCACAAAATTCCTACAATTCCCCAACCTGCAAAATAACAAACGAAATGAAAATGACAAGACAAATATTTGCATCAGAAAAAGGAGGGCTGCTGCCTCCAGAACAGTGGTCAGATGGGCAAAAACATGTAAGTTTTGTGATTATAAGCTTCAAAACAGAATTGCCACTGCAGAAGAAAGGTTTAGCAGTGATGTGTTCTAATATAATTTTGGGAATCGATAAAGAATCTATTGTCAGTTCGAATCTATCATCAGCTTAATTCATCCTTCACTCATCAACGTGGATaaagattcaaaatataaaatataaaatttcttctcgtttattatgataaaaaaagttaatcataagttttcttctatatttctttttgaCAAAGAAGATAATCTCGAACTCACTTCTCCTTCTTTATAACAAAGAAGATAATCATAAACTTTCTTCAAATCCTTTAAGATAGAAAAACATATCCTAAACAGAAAACAAGGGGAAGCTTTCTCCTTTCTTTAACTATTCGATTTCATATTTAGGAATTTTAGATTTTTAACTTAGAGCGTTAGAGAGATCAGATCGGAAAACCTCCTCCAACCCTAGTCTTCGGGTATGTGACATATTAGGAGCACAATACTTCAACATCAGGAGTACAGTACTTTCATCTCGAGAGCATAATACTTTTACATCATGAGTACAGTACTTCCACCTCGGGAGCATGAGTTTTCATCTTAAAGATACTTTGGACAATCCTATACATATGGGTCCGGACCATATTCGGCTGagacatcaataatatttttttctaatatttgacACCAGAAGAACCCAATATTGCAGGAATATCTATCTACCTACCCTCCCTCTCAAAGGATACTTTAACGAGGAGGTCATCTGTGAACAAAGATTAAAAGCGGAGAAACACAAGCTTCCTTCTCGTTCATTATGATAAGAAAGTTAATCATAaacttcattttctttctttatgaCAAGGTAAACAATCTCAaactctcttctcttcttttataaCAAGGAAGATAATTGCAAACTTTATTTTcatctataaaatatattttaaataggtAAATAGGAATGAGCTTTCTCGAGCAACTCAAACCCACATTTAGGAATTTCATATTACTAACTTAAAAGTTAGAGGGATTGGGTCGAAAAACCTCCCTCGACCCTAGTCTTTATATAGGTGACATCTCAGCAACGCAATGCTTTCACTTGAAAATACAATACTTTTATCTTGGGAGCATGGTGTTTCTATCtagaagatatttcaaataatCCTACATGTATGTGTATAGGTTTATACCATATTGGATTGATCaatatttgaataatattttccTTTAACAGAAACGAAAGAAGTAGGTATAACACTGGAGTAAAATATTCCGATAGTAGTTGTACAATAATTGAAGAACCAACGTGTTCTTaatattaagaaataaaaattacaaatttGCTTTTAATCCCACAGCAGCATACAAATAAAACAAGGAttctaaaaattacatatttgataaagccaaacaaatgaggaaaatcatttcttttaaaaaaatagatataaGGATACAAAACTTGAAAGCACATAAAATAActcttttaattaaaattttaagggTGATTTATATCTAAAAAATACACATATTTTAGGTTTTTCCTAAAAGGAAcactcctttttttttccaaataataCTCCTaattaaaaaaatccaaaataccGCTTAAAAGTTTTcttgttaattttttttgttcattttttCTAATAGTTTTCAActagtataatatttttatttaacacatttatagtattttttcaatagtatttatagtgttttattaacgtactgaaaatactataaatgttatTGAAAAATATCATAAGTGAATTATGCCTCTTCGATCGTGTAgatcatcataatatcatattttttagaTTTCTAGTTAGTTTGATTAAGGTTAAGAGTCTTTTAGATCATTTATAACATTTTTAAGTAtgttttatagtattttattgtAATGGCCAAAACATTATAACATGCTAAAAACTCCGTAACAGATCAAAATACTgtaacatgcaaaaaaaaaaaaagagtgacaatttaggtattttaaaaattaaaatattatttaaaaataataagataAATAATATCGATTTAGAAATACTgagtatttttttaagaaaatcgcttaaattttaattattattataagagcTCGAAGGTATAGCTTTTCAACTTCATACAAGAAGAGCATAAGGAAGCTTAAAAAAGCCACAAAAGAGATTGCCGGCTCATAAAGAAGGTTTTATGGAACAGTACCAAATCTATTTTCTGAAAAAGCAGATGGTTATGATCATATCGAAAAGAACACTGCAACAACAGATGCTGTGTTAACAAAGGgataagaaaaagagaaagataaAGAGCAGAGAGAGAAAGGGAGAAAGGGAGAAAGCCAAGGCAACCTTGTGTCAGATATAGTGTCGGTTtggagaaaggaaaggaaaagaaaagcaaCCTTGTGGAAGAATGATTTCTGTTCTTCCATGTCTCTCTCTTCGCTCATCTCCCAAGAGTTAGACGAGAGATGGTTAACTTCTCCTCACTTTTTCTCGTTAAACTTGAATGTCCACTTCTCTCATCCTCTCGTTAAACATTGAGGTCACCCAACCTGTCTTCAACATTGGAACACATCATGTCAACACTCCAATGAAAACGATGGGAATCTTCCTCGAAGGCTCTAATTCCATGTTACGCGACATGACTAAAGTTCCATTTGTTGGTTGGCTTTGTGTTAGGTGGGCTTGGAATGGTCAAGAGGGCCATGCAATTGCCACCTAAATCTGAGCACTCATTGTCCCATTAACGAAGACTACATGTCACGAAACCACAGTTAAGTGGGGAGCTAACTTGGCTCCTACTATAACCGGAGGGTGGGCGGTCGATTCGTCAGCAGCTGCACCGCATGGGAGGGGAACACGAGTAGCTCGATTTGGTTGGCACGTACTTTTCTTTCAAGGATGTTTAGCATGGCAGAGACAAAGGCTCCATCATTCCATTCATGTGTTTCTCAACTTTTGTGATGCTCATATTTAGTCACACGTACAAGTGAAGGAAAAGATGTGATTGTATGTACGTTTGGATGGAGTTGCTATCATCGAGTCACCCCAAATATTCAAGAAGTTGATCTTTATTTTTAGGTCAAGTATGggtttcaactttcaacaccCAAAAAAACACCATATTAATGTTTTCGGAAGGAGTTTGTGTTCGAATAGAACCTTTCCTTCTCCTCGGCTCAAACACTTAAGTTGGAACTGATAGTTGAATGATTTACCTtaaaaatcttaattaattagtTCATCGATAGATAAGGATACCCTTCGCTCATTTAGTTTTATTACATAAATCGATTTATGGTATAAATCTATGATCCCTTTGTATAAGTTATATGGACATGCATAACAGATACGGTGCATCCTTCTTACATCTCAAAGTTTAAACATGTGAAGTATGTATCTTTATTGTTTTTTAAAGTAAAATTATATTAGAACACAAAATTACTAActattataagtataaaaatcttTCTTTACATATGTTAAATAAGTTTGTTCATCTTATCGATCGATGTATTGACCACTATAGGTATGAAACATTCCGAGTTATACTGAACATATTAACAAATAGTACATGAGGACATTTCAATGTACCATTTGTATCGATCTCTTATTGGATCGATACATATCATATGTATTGATACGTCATGATATGACGAACTTTGGTTCTAATTGTAATATTGATGTAGATTCGGATCTAATCGAGATCCTTCTTCAAGTGCATCTTAAGTTGGTATGGTGTCGAGTGAAGGTGGGATCCAAACAAACATTTTATAAATTTGTATTAGACACATGTCCGATAAAATTCCTTTgattcttaaattagttttaatttgaaagatTTGATCAAATATTGAATCCGAATCTACGTAAGTGTAATTGTACTATGTTTATAGCATGGTACGAACCATTATATTCAAGATCATTATTAAGTATGAGAAATAGTTACATGCTCTCTTTAGTCATAAGTGCATTTGTGCAACACTAAACCCGAAGGATGTGCGGTAACAATCGACCGAGTCAATTTCCCATTTGTATGATGTGACCTATTCTATAAGGTCGAACCCATTTCTAATTGGTGCAATATTGATTATTATATCGATCGAAAAGAGTTGAGATATCGAAAAAATGAAGATATATATTAGTCGAGTATTTATTGAATGAGAGTAAGAACTAGATAACCATCCACGTGTCATTATCTCCTtattaatatcaaaatttta
The DNA window shown above is from Musa acuminata AAA Group cultivar baxijiao chromosome BXJ2-4, Cavendish_Baxijiao_AAA, whole genome shotgun sequence and carries:
- the LOC135582328 gene encoding UDP-glucose 6-dehydrogenase 4-like isoform X2 — protein: MVKICCIGAGYVGGPTMAVIALKCPSIEVAVVDISVTRIAAWNSDQLPIYEPGLEDVVKQCRGRNLFFSTDVEEHVSEADIIFVSVNTPTKTRGLGAGKAADLTYWESAARMIADVSKSNKIVVEKSTVPVKTAEAIEKILTHNSKGINYQILSNPEFLAEGTAIEDLFNPDRVLIGGRETPEGRKAVQALKEVYANWVPEDRIITTNLWSAELSKLAANAFLAQRISSVNAISALCEATGANVAEVAFSVGKDTRIGPKFLNASVGFGGSCFQKDILNLVYICECNGLPEVANYWKQVIKINDYQKSRFVNRVVSSMFNTIAGKKIAVLGFAFKKDTGDTRETPAIDVCKGLLGDKAKISIYDPQVTEDQIQRDLAMNKFDWDHPLHLQPMSPTAVKEVSVTWDAYEATRGAHGVCILTEWDEFRKLDYAKIYENMQKPAFVFDGRNVVDPEKLREIGFIVYSIGKPLDPWLKDMPAVAA
- the LOC135582328 gene encoding UDP-glucose 6-dehydrogenase 4-like isoform X1; translation: MIQKRVGFHRKVLLGTYQHISQVCSFNPAWIAATATLWNINMVKICCIGAGYVGGPTMAVIALKCPSIEVAVVDISVTRIAAWNSDQLPIYEPGLEDVVKQCRGRNLFFSTDVEEHVSEADIIFVSVNTPTKTRGLGAGKAADLTYWESAARMIADVSKSNKIVVEKSTVPVKTAEAIEKILTHNSKGINYQILSNPEFLAEGTAIEDLFNPDRVLIGGRETPEGRKAVQALKEVYANWVPEDRIITTNLWSAELSKLAANAFLAQRISSVNAISALCEATGANVAEVAFSVGKDTRIGPKFLNASVGFGGSCFQKDILNLVYICECNGLPEVANYWKQVIKINDYQKSRFVNRVVSSMFNTIAGKKIAVLGFAFKKDTGDTRETPAIDVCKGLLGDKAKISIYDPQVTEDQIQRDLAMNKFDWDHPLHLQPMSPTAVKEVSVTWDAYEATRGAHGVCILTEWDEFRKLDYAKIYENMQKPAFVFDGRNVVDPEKLREIGFIVYSIGKPLDPWLKDMPAVAA